A portion of the Tiliqua scincoides isolate rTilSci1 chromosome 3, rTilSci1.hap2, whole genome shotgun sequence genome contains these proteins:
- the DDX21 gene encoding nucleolar RNA helicase 2: MGWSRGSGCLWRRLLSPALQLAGLLWRPRLLQAGPPRPALSPRQGWKLPAASPRQAPPRGRLLLSAAGAGLFPFTSASARSSRFCHHRSGPESQEMPAAPRPACHSEDEFEPESPMQPDGALESGGKKRKKDKKEKSKKEKLKKQKSQSEENELSDEELEPPKPKKIKKKNEVVDDTENIMGSEKTSRVKNGIVHSKVQNNSREESSTECDSDQDPELTAEQKEGDFSNFDISKGTVDLLKARGVTYLFPVQVKTFKPINDGKDVIAQARTGTGKTFSFAIPLIEKLQRDPQERKRGRTPKVLVLTPTRELAMQVARDFKDITRKLTVACFYGGTAYNGQIDLIRNGIDILVGTPGRIKDHLQNNKLDISNLKHVVLDEVDQMLDMGFAEQVEEILVYAYKKDCEDNPQTLLFSATCPHWVYDVAKKYMKSKYEQIDLIGKKTKKTAMTVEHLAIECHWSQRAAVIGDVIQVYSGSHGRTIIFCETKKDATELALNASIKQDAQSLHGDIPQKQREVTLKGFRNGTFGVLVATNVAARGLDIPEVDLVIQSSPPKDVESYIHRSGRTGRAGRTGMCICFYQRKEDFQLKQVEQKAGITFKRVGVPTATDIIKASSKDAIRFLDSVPPSAIDYFRQTAERLIEEKGAIEALAAALAHISGATAIEQRSLLNSDAGYVTMILQCSVEMHTIGYAWRGLKEQLGEDIDNKVTRMRFLKGKTGVCFDIPTAELSKIQQTWQDSRRWQLSVASELPELEESPRDSGRSGGSDFRNGRRGGSDFRRRGGSDFRRRGGGRNDRSRNRGQKRSFDQAF, encoded by the exons ATGGGATGGTCGCGCGGCTCAGGCTGCCTGTGGCGGCGGCTTCTCTCGCCGGCTCTGCAGCTTGCGGGGCTCCTGTGGCGGCCGAGGCTCCTCCAGGCTGGTCCGCCCAGGCCCGCCCTCTCCCCCCGCCAGGGCTGGAAGCTCCCCGCCGCCTCCCCCCGCCAGGCACCGCCCCGCGGCCGCCTCCTCCTCAGCGCGGCCGGGGCGGGGCTCTTTCCTTTCACGTCGGCCTCGGCCCGGAGTAGCCGCTTTTGCCACCACCGCAGCGGCCCGGAGTCCCAGGAGATGCCCGCCGCCCCCCGACCCGCCTGCCACAGCGAGGACGAGTTCGAGCCGGAGAGCCCCATGCAGCCCGACGGCGCGCTGGAGAGCGGCGGCAAGAAGCGCAAG AaggataaaaaagaaaaatctaaaaAGGAGAAACTGAAAAAGCAGAAATCTCAATCAGAAGAAAATGAACTGTCTGATGAAGAATTGGAGCCTCCTAAaccaaagaaaattaaaaaaaagaatgaagtgGTAGATGATACTGAAAACATAATGGGAAGTGAGAAAACATCTCGTGTGAAAAATGGGATTGTACACTCAAAAGTTCAGAATAATTCTCGTGAAGAATCAAGTACAGAGTGTGACAGTGACCAGGATCCG GAATTGACTGCAGAGCAAAAGGAAGGGGACTTTTCCAATTTTGATATTTCTAAAGGaactgttgaccttctcaaag CTCGTGGAGTTACTTACCTGTTTCCAGTACAAGTAAAGACTTTCAAGCCTATAAACGATGGCAAAGATGTGATAGCCCAAGCTCGAACTGGAACtgggaaaacattttcttttgccatTCCTTTAATTGAAAAACTTCAGAGAGATCCCCAGGAAAGAAAGAGAGGCCGCACTCCAAAG GTGCTAGTCCTTACTCCAACCAGAGAGCTGGCAATGCAAGTAGCCAGAGACTTCAAAGACATCACAAGGAAACTCACTGTTGCTTGCTTCTATGGAGGAACAGCATATAATGGACAGA TTGACCTCATTCGAAATGGCATTGATATCCTGGTTGGGACTCCAGGGCGAATCAAAGACCACCTTCAAAATAACAAGTTGGACATTTCCAACCTAAAGCATGTTGTCCTGGATGAAGTTGACCAGATGTTGGACATGGGCTTTGCTGAACAAGTAGAAGAAATCTTAGTTTATGCTTATAAGAAAG ATTGTGAAGACAATCCCCAGACGCTTCTGTTTTCTGCAACTTGTCCACACTGGGTATATGATGTAGCAAAGAAATACATGAAATCCAAATATGAGCAAATTGATCTTATTGGAAAGAAGACTAAAAAGACTGCTATGACTGTAGAA CATTTGGCTATTGAGTGTCATTGGTCCCAAAGAGCGGCAGTCATTGGAGATGTTATTCAAGTCTACAGTGGTAGTCATGGGCGGACCATTATTttttgtgagacaaaaaaggaCGCAACTGAACTGGCTCTGAATGCCTCAATAAAACAG GATGCACAGTCTTTACATGGTGACATTCCACAGAAGCAAAGAGAAGTCACTCTGAAAGGGTTTAGAAATGGTACATTCGGAGTTCTGGTTGCGACCAATGTAGCTGCCCGGGGTTTAGATATTCCAGAAGTTGATCTGGTGATACAAAGTTCACCGCCAAAG GATGTAGAGTCTTATATCCATCGTTCTGGGCGCACAGGCCGAGCTGGACGAACTGGGATGTGTATTTGTTTCTATCAACGTAAAGAAGACTTTCAGCTAAAACAAGTAGAACAAAAAGCG GGAATTACATTTAAACGCGTTGGTGTTCCTACAGCAACGGACATAATTAAAGCTTCCAGTAAAGATGCAATCAG GTTTTTGGATTCTGTTCCTCCTTCTGCCATTGACTACTTCAGACAGACTGCCGAACGACTGATAGAGGAAAAAGGAGCTATAGAAGCTTTAGCTGCAGCATTGGCTCATATTTCAGGAGCTACTGCTATTGAACAACGTTCTTTACTCAATTCTGATGCG GGTTATGTGACCATGATCCTGCAGTGTTCAGTAGAGATGCACACCATTGGCTATGCTTGGCGAGGTCTGAAAGAGCAACTGGGTGAAGATATTGACAACAAAGTGACCAGAATGCGTTTTCTCAAGGGGAAGACG GGTGTGTGCTTTGATATTCCTACAGCTGAACTAAGTAAAATACAG CAAACATGGCAAGATTCAAGACGTTGGCAACTTTCTGTGGCATCAGAATTACCTGAGCTTGAAGAATCTCCACGTGACAGCGGCCGAAGTGGTGGCTCAGACTTCAGGAACGGAAGGCGAGGTGGCTCAGATTTCAGGAGACGAGGTGGCTCAGATTTCAGGAGACGAGGTGGCGGCAGGAATGACAGATCCAGAAATAGGGGCCAAAAACGAAGTTTTGACCAGGCTTTTTGA